A window of the Euzebya pacifica genome harbors these coding sequences:
- a CDS encoding copper resistance CopC/CopD family protein — protein MTPLLLGVLLIVAMPPVWAHSALQSAHPAVDGVVEGPVDTLLLTFGQPVRVLSDDVSLQGPSGVVATGDAVVQADRVTVAVPVTEATPAGQHIVVWRVIGADGHPIEGTHSFTVTGPAPTPAQPAQPAEPGVAGTTPTPTVAPPSTPSTPLAAVPVSPRPSEPAPPLGAAPLATAPADSAPVDTAPADTAPAVVTDPDAAVDAPGADAVVPVAGVVARWLAYVGVMLTGGVLVFAMLVHPHPLEDRGALDRLLVVGAATMAVGSVAQLVVRTVVVSGDGISGMFDVDAMAIVADGGLVPAATIRIAAATLAFAASRTGTWHRLGGPGFAGLTAAIGAVLSFQLTGHTASSEPAALVRVADAVHVGAATVWTGGVASLLVVVAGRRRASRRVDVIAARFASVAAASVVLVGLAGLALTVIALDAPTQLWTTGYGQVLLAKLAVVGVIGAIGAVNHFRVVPRLEGGAGAGAADGALHRLLRVELAAFATAVVLTSALVGLSP, from the coding sequence GTGACCCCTCTGCTTTTGGGGGTGCTCCTGATCGTCGCCATGCCACCGGTCTGGGCGCACTCGGCCCTGCAGTCGGCCCATCCGGCGGTGGATGGCGTCGTCGAGGGTCCAGTCGACACGCTGCTGCTGACCTTCGGGCAGCCCGTCCGGGTGCTGAGCGACGACGTGTCGTTGCAGGGTCCCTCCGGGGTCGTGGCCACCGGCGATGCCGTCGTACAGGCGGACCGCGTGACCGTTGCGGTTCCCGTGACCGAGGCCACCCCCGCCGGCCAGCACATCGTCGTGTGGCGGGTGATCGGCGCCGACGGCCATCCCATCGAGGGAACCCACTCGTTCACGGTGACCGGCCCGGCGCCCACGCCAGCCCAACCGGCCCAACCAGCCGAACCGGGCGTCGCAGGGACCACGCCGACGCCAACCGTCGCGCCACCGTCGACCCCATCGACTCCACTCGCAGCGGTGCCGGTGTCGCCCCGCCCATCCGAGCCGGCCCCGCCCCTCGGAGCTGCTCCGCTCGCGACCGCGCCCGCTGACAGTGCGCCCGTCGACACCGCGCCCGCTGACACCGCGCCCGCAGTCGTGACGGACCCCGATGCCGCCGTCGACGCCCCCGGTGCAGACGCGGTGGTCCCCGTGGCCGGTGTGGTCGCGCGGTGGCTCGCCTACGTCGGGGTCATGCTCACCGGTGGCGTCCTGGTCTTCGCCATGCTCGTCCATCCCCACCCGCTCGAGGACCGGGGGGCCCTGGATCGACTCCTGGTGGTCGGGGCGGCGACGATGGCCGTTGGGTCCGTGGCACAGCTGGTCGTGCGAACCGTCGTGGTGTCGGGGGACGGGATCTCCGGCATGTTCGACGTCGACGCGATGGCCATCGTGGCCGATGGTGGCCTCGTGCCAGCGGCCACCATCCGTATCGCGGCAGCCACCCTGGCCTTCGCGGCGTCCCGCACGGGCACGTGGCACCGGCTCGGGGGACCGGGCTTCGCCGGGCTGACTGCGGCCATCGGCGCCGTGCTCTCCTTCCAGCTGACGGGCCACACGGCAAGCAGCGAACCGGCAGCGCTGGTTCGGGTCGCCGATGCCGTGCACGTCGGGGCGGCGACTGTCTGGACCGGGGGCGTCGCGTCCCTGCTCGTGGTGGTCGCCGGTCGACGTCGTGCCTCGCGTCGTGTGGACGTCATCGCGGCTCGGTTCGCGTCGGTCGCTGCAGCCTCGGTCGTGCTCGTCGGTCTCGCGGGACTGGCGTTGACCGTGATCGCACTGGACGCCCCGACGCAGCTGTGGACCACGGGCTACGGACAGGTCCTGCTGGCCAAGCTCGCGGTCGTCGGCGTCATCGGTGCCATCGGTGCGGTCAACCACTTCCGCGTCGTGCCTCGCCTGGAGGGTGGAGCCGGAGCCGGAGCCGCCGACGGTGCCCTCCACCGCCTGCTGCGTGTCGAGCTGGCCGCCTTCGCCACTGCCGTGGTGCTGACCTCGGCGCTCGTCGGCCTCTCCCCATGA
- a CDS encoding PfkB family carbohydrate kinase: protein MSTVSAVPQPIPPPPDPTVDLTEGAPPDVAPVADVCVFAPSMLLTVTVEATGSDEEGPGEVHVHAGGQGYWLTRLLCGLGHRPILCTSLGGETGAVIRGLLAAEGLAVDLVTVEGATAAYVHDRRCGDRQEVVRTGDPGLSRHERDDLYGATLESAITTGVCVLTGRPTPAAIETGFYRRLGADLGTTGVAVIGDLHGEELDAFLEEGRLQVLKVSDEDLLADGMITERDLDDPTDAGLRTAMSSLADRGVDMVVVSRVHRPTLALVGGRLLAASPPRLSEADHHGAGDSMTAALVRATLESLEPADALRLACAAGAANVTRHGLTTVAPSLVDRLAELVQVTEHPTPSDRPSKEGP from the coding sequence ATGTCGACGGTCAGCGCAGTCCCGCAGCCCATTCCACCCCCGCCCGACCCCACGGTCGACCTCACCGAGGGCGCTCCGCCGGACGTGGCCCCGGTCGCCGACGTGTGCGTGTTCGCCCCGTCGATGCTGCTCACGGTCACCGTGGAGGCCACCGGATCCGACGAGGAGGGCCCTGGCGAGGTGCACGTGCACGCCGGCGGCCAGGGGTACTGGTTGACCCGGCTGCTGTGCGGCCTCGGACACCGTCCCATCCTCTGCACGTCGCTGGGCGGCGAGACCGGGGCGGTCATCCGTGGCCTGCTGGCCGCAGAGGGCCTGGCCGTCGACCTCGTGACCGTCGAGGGCGCCACCGCCGCCTACGTGCACGATCGACGCTGTGGCGACCGACAGGAGGTCGTCCGCACCGGCGACCCCGGCCTGTCCCGCCACGAACGCGACGACCTGTACGGCGCAACGCTGGAGTCGGCCATCACCACCGGCGTCTGCGTGCTGACCGGGCGGCCCACCCCCGCCGCGATCGAGACCGGCTTCTACCGCCGGCTGGGTGCCGACCTTGGCACGACCGGCGTCGCGGTGATCGGTGACCTGCACGGCGAGGAGCTCGATGCGTTCCTCGAGGAGGGCCGGCTGCAGGTGCTGAAGGTCTCCGACGAGGACCTCCTGGCCGACGGCATGATCACCGAACGCGACCTCGACGACCCCACCGACGCCGGCCTGCGCACCGCGATGTCGTCGCTGGCCGATCGCGGCGTCGACATGGTCGTGGTCAGCCGTGTCCACCGCCCGACGCTCGCCCTGGTCGGCGGTCGCCTGCTCGCGGCCAGCCCGCCGCGGCTGAGCGAGGCCGACCACCACGGGGCCGGGGACTCCATGACCGCCGCGCTCGTACGCGCAACGCTGGAGTCGTTGGAGCCCGCCGATGCGCTGCGGCTGGCCTGCGCTGCGGGGGCGGCCAACGTCACCCGGCACGGCCTGACCACGGTCGCCCCGTCGCTGGTCGACCGGCTGGCGGAGCTGGTCCAGGTGACCGAGCACCCGACCCCATCCGACCGGCCATCGAAGGAGGGCCCGTGA
- a CDS encoding 2OG-Fe(II) oxygenase, which translates to MADDTHHIHENRPGLQRGERAPDMVLPTPQGTPTHYYAHAGGRPALLVHTRDDGLAAVRDLTAALATDHERLTVHVIGPQTVADALDGPEDPDVLVDRNGRAAAAYRTDGRTVAFLLDPSLRVLEGWEVPDGGAVATDVASAVRQRLDAIDAATPAPRVVGMQAPVLIVPDVLSPGECDDLVALWHTDHTETGVETNEGSTRGERLEAKLKRRADHIVRDPDRMQALATAIGRRLFVEVARCFNYRPKRFEGFKIGRYTAEDRGFFSLHRDNLSPTTAHRRFALTLNLSEDYQGGELRFPEYGPNLYRPPRGAALVFSGSLLHEVADVTAGERFVLLSFLFADETVRQPG; encoded by the coding sequence ATGGCCGACGACACCCACCACATCCACGAGAACCGGCCGGGACTCCAGCGCGGTGAACGGGCACCCGACATGGTGCTGCCGACCCCGCAGGGCACCCCGACGCACTACTACGCCCACGCGGGTGGCCGGCCGGCGCTGTTGGTCCACACCCGTGACGACGGGCTGGCCGCGGTCCGCGACCTGACGGCTGCCCTGGCGACGGACCACGAACGCCTCACCGTCCACGTGATCGGTCCGCAGACGGTCGCCGATGCCCTCGACGGTCCCGAGGACCCCGACGTGCTGGTGGACCGCAACGGCCGCGCCGCCGCGGCCTACCGCACCGACGGGCGCACGGTGGCGTTCCTCCTCGACCCCTCCCTGCGGGTGCTGGAGGGCTGGGAGGTCCCCGACGGGGGAGCGGTGGCCACCGACGTGGCCTCGGCGGTCCGCCAGCGGCTGGACGCCATCGATGCCGCCACCCCCGCACCGCGGGTCGTGGGGATGCAGGCACCAGTGCTGATCGTCCCCGACGTGCTGTCGCCCGGGGAGTGCGACGACCTCGTCGCGCTGTGGCACACCGACCACACCGAGACGGGCGTGGAGACCAACGAGGGCAGCACCCGCGGGGAACGGCTGGAGGCCAAGCTCAAGCGGCGCGCCGACCACATCGTGCGCGACCCCGACCGCATGCAGGCGCTCGCAACCGCGATCGGCCGGCGGCTGTTCGTCGAGGTCGCCCGCTGCTTCAACTACCGGCCCAAGCGGTTCGAGGGCTTCAAGATCGGCCGCTACACCGCGGAGGACCGCGGGTTCTTCAGCCTGCACCGCGACAACCTCAGCCCGACCACCGCACACCGTCGGTTCGCGCTGACCCTGAACCTGTCGGAGGACTACCAGGGCGGCGAGCTGCGCTTCCCCGAGTACGGCCCGAACCTGTACCGACCCCCGCGCGGCGCGGCCCTCGTGTTCAGCGGCTCGCTCCTCCACGAGGTCGCCGACGTCACCGCCGGCGAGCGGTTCGTGCTGCTGTCGTTCCTGTTCGCCGACGAGACGGTGCGCCAGCCCGGCTGA
- the surE gene encoding 5'/3'-nucleotidase SurE produces MSDEPHARRIDHDPSDVEVPHRQPGHLSGRALVTNDDGIDSPGLLCLARAVRRAGLAPLVVAPDRNVSGAGTGIGQLDVHEGVAFRTVEREGMDAHALAGPPGLAVLSAALGAFGDAPDLVVSGINAGANTGHSVIHSGTVGAALTGRTFGCSGLAVSLAPPRDDEPWRWDTAEEVAGEMCRWIIRLGRDDVVLNVNVPSVPTAAIRGFRWTELEAFGHIRVASADHAGRRVEFGVHGDVEDRSPTSDHRLLADGWVTVTALTTVAQAQPLGPDLPAFVTH; encoded by the coding sequence GTGAGCGACGAACCGCACGCACGAAGGATCGACCACGACCCGTCCGACGTCGAGGTCCCGCACCGGCAGCCCGGCCACCTGTCTGGTCGTGCGCTGGTCACCAACGACGACGGGATCGACAGCCCCGGGCTGCTGTGCCTTGCCCGTGCGGTCCGGCGGGCCGGCCTGGCACCGCTCGTCGTCGCGCCCGACCGCAACGTCAGCGGGGCAGGGACCGGCATCGGCCAGCTCGACGTCCACGAGGGGGTGGCGTTCCGCACGGTCGAGCGCGAGGGCATGGACGCCCATGCGCTGGCCGGACCGCCGGGCCTGGCCGTCCTGAGCGCCGCGCTCGGCGCCTTCGGCGACGCGCCCGACCTGGTCGTCTCCGGCATCAACGCCGGTGCCAACACCGGGCACTCCGTCATCCACTCGGGCACGGTCGGGGCGGCGCTGACCGGCCGGACGTTCGGGTGCAGCGGCCTTGCGGTCAGCCTCGCCCCACCCCGCGACGACGAGCCGTGGCGCTGGGACACCGCCGAGGAGGTGGCTGGTGAGATGTGCCGCTGGATCATCCGGCTGGGCCGTGACGACGTCGTCCTCAACGTCAACGTGCCGTCGGTGCCGACGGCCGCGATCCGCGGGTTCCGCTGGACCGAGCTGGAGGCGTTCGGCCACATCCGCGTGGCCAGCGCCGACCACGCCGGCCGCCGTGTCGAGTTCGGCGTGCACGGTGACGTCGAGGACCGCTCCCCCACCAGCGACCACCGCTTGCTGGCGGATGGCTGGGTCACCGTGACCGCCCTGACGACGGTCGCCCAGGCCCAGCCCCTCGGCCCCGACCTGCCCGCCTTCGTCACCCACTGA
- a CDS encoding c-type cytochrome — translation MIAIVTLAGCASASDPASGDNPVLEGAGDVALGADLYAANCAQCHGTDATGTDQGPPFVHDVYVPSHHADGAFLLAVRNGVQPHHWDFGPMPPRPGLSDQDVADIVAYVRSVQRDAGLIE, via the coding sequence GTGATCGCCATCGTCACCCTGGCCGGGTGCGCCAGTGCCTCGGATCCTGCGTCCGGGGACAACCCGGTTCTCGAGGGAGCCGGTGACGTCGCGCTCGGCGCCGACCTGTACGCGGCGAACTGCGCCCAGTGCCACGGCACCGACGCGACCGGCACCGATCAGGGACCGCCGTTCGTCCACGACGTCTACGTCCCCTCCCACCATGCTGACGGGGCCTTCCTGCTGGCCGTCCGCAACGGCGTCCAGCCGCATCACTGGGACTTCGGTCCCATGCCGCCCCGGCCGGGCCTCAGCGACCAGGACGTCGCCGACATCGTGGCCTACGTCCGGTCCGTCCAGCGCGATGCGGGCCTGATCGAGTAG